Sequence from the Gracilinanus agilis isolate LMUSP501 chromosome 6, AgileGrace, whole genome shotgun sequence genome:
ACTGAAAATTCTTTGTCATTATTTCCAGCTCTGACAGGAGGAACATAAGTGGAGATACAGGGCACAAAGAAAAGGACCACAACCATAATGTGGGAACCACAAGTAGCAAGAGCTTTTCTTCTACCCTCTGATGAGTGTGTTCGAAGATTATATAATATGACAATATACGATGACACCAAGACAACAAAAGTAACTAATGCTACCATTCCAGTATTTGCAATGACTAAACTGTTGACAATTCTTGTGTCCATGCAGACAAGTTGCAGGAGGGGTTTCACATCACATATGTAGTGATCGATCTGATTAGGGCCACAGAAAGGTAACTGAAGGATCATAAATAACTGGGCAATAGAATGCCAAAAGGCCACAACCCAGGCAAGCAAGATTAGCAAGTTACATCTTTTCCGGTTCACAATTATCAGGTAGTGTAAGGGTTTACAAATGGCTATGTAGCGATCAAAAGCCATTGACACCAGGATGAACATCTCAACACCACCCAGTAAGTGAGCACTGAAGAGCTGAGTCATGCAACTATTATAAGAGATGGTTTTTCTTTTGGCAACTAAATCCCTGATAAGCCTGGGTATGATGGTGGATGTATACCCCAAATCCATAAGAGACAAGTGACAGAGAAAATAATACATGGGTTGTTGAATCAAATAACTATAAGAAATAGTAATAAATATGACAAAGTTCCCTAAAAGAATCGCAAAATAACATAACAAGAACAATGCAAAACTTAAAATCCTCATTTCCTTGTTCATGAACAGTCCCAAGAAAACAAATTCAGTGACATTATTCTGCATTTTGATGTACTTGGAGTTGGTGATCAGCACACAGAGTAAAAACAATGGATCTGAAATCATATAGAACATCACAGTTATCTTTATGTTTTATCAGGAGtagaaaaaatatctcatttctaGTATTATGGAAACACACACTGTATTTGTGGGtatattcataatattttttaGATCGAGAATGCCAGCTTGTCTTAGACAGCACAGGGAAATTTTCAACAACTAAATGCATGTCCCATTATCTTTTTCtgtgcttttatttcatttttgcctattCCTTCAAAGCTTCAAGAGAGCAATCACTGGTATGGTTACATAAAAGTCTACAAAATAAGATCACTACTAAGTAAAGAAGATACTTTCCTCAATGCCACTTATTATGAAAAGTGaataaaacataattaaatttaatatatcacTGTGGATAAGGGGAGACAGAAGAAATGTATgagtattctattttataaagtgaaaaaatcaaATAGTTATTAGTTGGTAAAAATGCAGATTACAAAAGACTGATAATATGACTCAAGAtatgtttttgaaaaatttttcaCATACCATATAAAAGATTCTGATGATGGATAGAAATCATAAAAGTACATCTTCCCCAAATTAAATCTACTAACATCCAATTGgtattaagaatttattatatcatatatcattatattttatatgttataataaagcattaaagaatttattaaatgtgttaAAAATTGAGGCGAAATGTTTCAactaaaaaaagcaagaaaaccaCAAAGTATACCAAGGTATAAGGAAGACTGGAATTTAGATggatcaaaaatatttatcaaaacattttaataggaaataggaaaattaaaaatttattgtcGTTTTTGAGAGGGAATCAGGGACCAAAGAACTGATGTGATCATTTTTGATTATGATGAGCTCAAGAACTAAGGCATGGGAGGGAAAATGATTTATTTCAGGGGAGAAAATTCTGAGGTTCTCTTTAGAAGTTGGGGACCAGGGTATGAATAATTTCAGCAAGTTTCTGAGCAACTGGTGTTGAATAGATGTGTGTTGAAACTGGAATtttgagaaatagaaaaggaaagagaatgaaattcTTTTTCTGTCCTTCATTCTGTAACACTTGACTCTATATTTCCCCCTTGTATTCTTGATTTTCTTCCACTCAGATCCTTAcgagcttctctctctctctctctctctctctctctctctctctctctctctctctctctctgtctctctgtctgtctctctctgtctctctctctctgtctctctctctctctctgtctctgtctgtctctctgtctctctNNNNNNNNNNNNNNNNNNNNNNNNNNNNNNNNNNNNNNNNNNNNNNNNNNNNNNNNNNNNNNNNNNNNNNNNNNNNNNNNNNNNNNNNNNNNNNNNNNNNNNNNNNNNNNNNNNNNNNNNNNNNNNNNNNNNNNNNNNNNNNNNNNNNNNNNNNNNNNNNNNNNNNNNNNNNNNNNNNNNNNNNNNNNNNNNNNNNNNNNNNNNNNNNNNNNNNNNNNNNNNNNNNNNNNNNNNNNNNNNNNNNNNNNNNNNNNNNNNNNNNNNNNNNNNNNNNNNNNNNNNNNNNNNNNNNNNNNNNNNNNNNNNNNNNNNNNNNNNNNNNNNNNNNNNNNNNNNNNNNNNNNNNNNNNNNNNNNNNNNNNNNNNNNNNNNNNNNNNNNNNNNNNNNNNNNNNNNNNNNNNNNNNNNNNNNNNNNNNNNNNNNNNNNNNNNNNNNNNNNNNNNNNNNNNNNNNNNNNNNNNNNNNNNNNNNNNNNNNNNNNNNNNNNNNNNNNNNNNNNNNNNNNNNNNNNNNNNNNNNNNNNNNNNNNNNNNNNNNNNNNNNNNNNNNNNNNNNNNNNNNNNNNNNNNNNNNNNNNNNNNNNNNNNNNNNNNNNNNNNNNNNNNNNNNNNNNNNNNNNNNNNNNNNNNNNNNNNNNNNNNNNNNNNNNNNNNNNNNNNNNNNNNNNNNNNNNNNNNNNNNNNNNNNNNNNNNNNNNNNNNNNNNNNNNNNNNNNNNNNNNNNNNNNNNNNNNNNNNNNNNNNNNNNNNNNNNNNNNNNNNNNNNNNNNNNNNNNNNNNNNNNNNNNNNNNNNNNNNNNNNNNNNNNNNNNNNNNNNNNNNNNNNNNNNNNNNNNNNNNNNNNNNNNNNNNNNNNNNNNNNNNNNNNNNNNNNNNNNNNNNNNNNNNNNNNNNNNNNNNNNNNNNNNNNNNNNNNNNNNNNNNNNNNNNNNNNNNNNNNNNNNNNNNNNNNNNNNNNNNNNNNNNNNNNNNNNNNNNNNNNNNNNNNNNNNNNNNNNNNNNNNNNNNNNNNNNNNNNNNNNNNNNNNNNNNNNNNNNNNNNNNNNNNNNNNNNNNNNNNNNNNNNNNNNNNNNNNNNNNNNNNNNNNNNNNNNNNNNNNNNNNNNNNNNNNNNNNNNNNNNNNNNNNNNNNNNNNNNNNNNNNNNNNNNNNNNNNNNNNNNNNNNNNNNNNNNNNNNNNNNNNNNNNNNNNNNNNNNNNNNNNNNNNNNNNNNNNNNNNNNNNNNNNNNNNNNNNNNNNNNNNNNNNNNNNNNNNNNNNNNNNNNNNNNNNNNNNNNNNNNNNNNNNNNNNNNNNNNNNNNNNNNNNNNNNNNNNNNNNNNNNNNNNNNNNNNNNNNNNNNNNNNNNNNNNNNNNNNNNNNNNNNNNNNNNNNNNNNNNNNNNNNNNNNNNNNNNNNNNNNNNNNNNNNNNNNNNNNNNNNNNNNNNNNNNNNNNNNNNNNNNNNNNNNNNNNNNNNNNNNNNNNNNNNNNNNNNNNNNNNNNNNNNNNNNNNNNNNNNNNNNNNNNNNNNNNNNNNNNNNNNNNNNNNNNNNNNNNNNNNNNNNNNNNNNNNNNNNNNNNNNNNNNNNNNNNNNNNNNNNNNNNNNNNNNNNNNNNNNNNNNNNNNNNNNNNNNNNNNNNNNNNNNNNNNNNNNNNNNNNNNNNNNNNNNNNNNNNNNNNNNNNNNNNNNNNNNNNNNNNNNNNNNNNNNNNNNNNNNNNNNNNNNNNNNNNNNNNNNNNNNNNNNNNNNNNNNNNNNNNNNNNNNNNNNNNNNNNNNNNNNNNNNNNNNNNNNNNNNNNNNNNNNNNNNNNNNNNNNNNNNNNNNNNNNNNNNNNNNNNNNNNNNNNNNNNNNNNNNNNNNNNNNNNNNNNNNNNNNNNNNNNNNNNNNNNNNNNNNNNNNNNNNNNNNNNNNNNNNNNNNNNNNNNNNNNNNNNNNNNNNNNNNNNNNNNNNNNNNNNNNNNNNNNNNNNNNNNNNNNNNNNNNNNNNNNNNNNNNNNNNNNNNNNNNNNNNNNNNNNNNNNNNNNNNNNNNNNNNNNNNNNNNNNNNNNNNNNNNNNNNNNNNNNNNNNNNNNNNNNNNNNNNNNNNNNNNNNNNNNNNNNNNNNNNNNNNNNNNNNNNNNNNNNNNNNNNNNNNNNNNNNNNNNNNNNNNNNNNNNNNNNNNNNNNNNNNNNNNNNNNNNNNNNNNNNNNNNNNNNNNNNNNNNNNNNNNNNNNNNNNNNNNNNNNNNNNNNNNNNNNNNNNNNNNNNNNNNNNNNNNNNNNNNNNNNNNNNNNNNNNNNNNNNNNNNNNNNNNNNNNNNNNNNNNNNNNNNNNNNNNNNNNNNNNNNNNNNNNNNNNNNNNNNNNNNNNNNNNNNNNNNNNNNNNNNNNNNNNNNNNNNNNNNNNNNNNNNNNNNNNNNNNNNNNNNNNNNNNNNNNNNNNNNNNNNNNNNNNNNNNNNNNNNNNNNNNNNNNNNNNNNNNNNNNNNNNNNNNNNNNNNNNNNNNNNNNNNNNNNNNNNNNNNNNNNNNNNNNNNNNNNNNNNNNNNNNNNNNNNNNNNNNNNNNNNNNNNNNNNNNNNNNNNNNNNNNNNNNNNNNNNNNNNNNNNNNNNNNNNNNNNNNNNNNNNNNNNNNNNNNNNNNNNNNNNNNNNNNNNNNNNNNNNNNNNNNNNNNNNNNNNNNNNNNNNNNNNNNNNNNNNNNNNNNNNNNNNNNNNNNNNNNNNNNNNNNNNNNNNNNNNNNNNNNNNNNNNNNNNNNNNNNNNNNNNNNNNNNNNNNNNNNNNNNNNNNNNNNNNNNNNNNNNNNNNNNNNNNNNNNNNNNNNNNNNNNNNNNNNNNNNNNNNNNNNNNNNNNNNNNNNNNNNNNNNNNNNNNNNNNNNNNNNNNNNNNNNNNNNNNNNNNNNNNNNNNNNNNNNNNNNNNNNNNNNNNNNNNNNNNNNNNNNNNNNNNNNNNNNNNNNNNNNNNNNNNNNNNNNNNNNNNNNNNNNNNNNNNNNNNNNNNNNNNNNNNNNNNNNNNNNNNNNNNNNNNNNNNNNNNNNNNNNNNNNNNNNNNNNNNNNNNNNNNNNNNNNNNNNNNNNNNNNNNNNNNNNNNNNNNNNNNNNNNNNNNNNNNNNNNNNNNNNNNNNNNNNNNNNNNNNNNNNNNNNNNNNNNNNNNNNNNNNNNNNNNNNNNNNNNNNNNNNNNNNNNNNNNNNNNNNNNNNNNNNNNNNNNNNNNNNNNNNNNNNNNNNNNNNNNNNNNNNNNNNNNNNNNNNNNNNNNNNNNNNNNNNNNNNNNNNNNNNNNNNNNNNNNNNNNNNNNNNNNNNNNNNNNNNNNNNNNNNNNNNNNNNNNNNNNNNNNNNNNNNNNNNNNNNNNNNNNNNNNNNNNNNNNNNNNNNNNNNNNNNNNNNNNNNNNNNNNNNNNNNNNNNNNNNNNNNNNNNNNNNNNNNNNNNNNNNNNNNNNNNNNNNNNNNNNNNNNNNNNNNNNNNNNNNNNNNNNNNNNNNNNNNNNNNNNNNNNNNNNNNNNNNNNNNNNNNNNNNNNNNNNNNNNNNNNNNNNNNNNNNNNNNNNNNNNNNNNNNNNNNNNNNNNNNNNNNNNNNNNNNNNNNNNNNNNNNNNNNNNNNNNNNNNNNNNNNNNNNNNNNNNNNNNNNNNNNNNNNNNNNNNNNNNNNNNNNNNNNNNNNNNNNNNNNNNNNNNNNNNNNNNNNNNNNNNNNNNNNNNNNNNNNNNNNNNNNNNNNNNNNNNNNNNNNNNNNNNNNNNNNNNNNNNNNNNNNNNNNNNNNNNNNNNNNNNNNNNNNNNNNNNNNNNNNNNNNNNNNNNNNNNNNNNNNNNNNNNNNNNNNNNNNNNNNNNNNNNNNNNNNNNNNNNNNNNNNNNNNNNNNNNNNNNNNNNNNNNNNNNNNNNNNNNNNNNNNNNNNNNNNNNNNNNNNNNNNNNNNNNNNNNNNNNNNNNNNNNNNNNNNNNNNNNNNNNNNNNNNNNNNNNNNNNNNNNNNNNNNNNNNNNNNNNNNNNNNNNNNNNNNNNNNNNNNNNNNNNNNNNNNNNNNNNNNNNNNNNNNNNNNNNNNNNNNNNNNNNNNNNNNNNNNNNNNNNNNNNNNNNNNNNNNNNNNNNNNNNNNNNNNNNNNNNNNNNNNNNNNNNNNNNNNNNNNNNNNNNNNNNNNNNNNNNNNNNNNNNNNNNNNNNNNNNNNNNNNNNNNNNNNNNNNNNNNNNNNNNNNNNNNNNNNNNNNNNNNNNNNNNNNNNNNNNNNNNNNNNNNNNNNNNNNNNNNNNNNNNNNNNNNNNNNNNNNNNNNNNNNNNNNNNNNNNNNNNNNNNNNNNNNNNNNNNNNNNNNNNNNNNNNNNNNNNNNNNNNNNNNNNNNNNNNNNNNNNNNNNNNNNNNNNNNNNNNNNNNNNNNNNNNNNNNNNNNNNNNNNNNNNNNNNNNNNNNNNNNNNNNNNNNNNNNNNNNNNNNNNNNNNNNNNNNNNNNNNNNNNNNNNNNNNNNNNNNNNNNNNNNNNNNNNNNNNNNNNNNNNNNNNNNNNNNNNNNNNNNNNNNNNNNNNNNNNNNNNNNNNNNNNNNNNNNNNNNNNNNNNNNNNNNNNNNNNNNNNNNNNNNNNNNNNNNNNNNNNNNNNNNNNNNNNNNNNNNNNNNNNNNNNNNNNNNNNNNNNNNNNNNNNNNNNNNNNNNNNNNNNNNNNNNNNNNNNNNNNNNNNNNNNNNNNNNNNNNNNNNNNNNNNNNNNNNNNNNNNNNNNNNNNNNNNNNNNNNNNNNNNNNNNNNNNNNNNNNNNNNNNNNNNNNNNNNNNNNNNNNNNNNNNNNNNNNNNNNNNNNNNNNNNNNNNNNNNNNNNNNNNNNNNNNNNNNNNNNNNNNNNNNNNNNNNNNNNNNNNNNNNNNNNNNNNNNNNNNNNNNNNNNNNNNNNNNNNNNNNNNNNNNNNNNNNNNNNNNNNNNNNNNNNNNNNNNNNNNNNNNNNNNNNNNNNNNNNNNNNNNNNNNNNNNNNNNNNNNNNNNNNNNNNNNNNNNNNNNNNNNNNNNNNNNNNNNNNNNNNNNNNNNNNNNNNNNNNNNNNNNNNNNNNNNNNNNNNNNNNNNNNNNNNNNNNNNNNNNNNNNNNNNNNNNNNNNNNNNNNNNNNNNNNNNNNNNNNNNNNNNNNNNNNNNNNNNNNNNNNNNNNNNNNNNNNNNNNNNNNNNNNNNNNNNNNNNNNNNNNNNNNNNNNNNNNNNNNNNNNNNNNNNNNNNNNNNNNNNNNNNNNNNNNNNNNNNNNNNNNNNNNNNNNNNNNNNNNNNNNNNNNNNNNNNNNNNNNNNNNNNNNNNNNNNNNNNNNNNNNNNNNNNNNNNNNNNNNNNNNNNNNNNNNNNNNNNNNNNNNNNNNNNNNNNNNNNNNNNNNNNNNNNNNNNNNNNNNNNNNNNNNNNNNNNNNNNNNNNNNNNNNNNNNNNNNNNNNNNNNNNNNNNNNNNNNNNNNNNNNNNNNNNNNNNNNNNNNNNNNNNNNNNNNNNNNNNNNNNNNNNNNNNNNNNNNNNNNNNNNNNNNNNNNNNNNNNNNNNNNNNNNNNNNNNNNNNNNNNNNNNNNNNNNNNNNNNNNNNNNNNNNNNNNNNNNNNNNNNNNNNNNNNNNNNNNNNNNNNNNNNNNNNNNNNNNNNNNNNNNNNNNNNNNNNNNNNNNNNNNNNNNNNNNNNNNNNNNNNNNNNNNNNNNNNNNNNNNNNNNNNNNNNNNNNNNNNNNNNNNNNNNNNNNNNNNNNNNNNNNNNNNNNNNNNNNNNNNNNNNNNNNNNNNNNNNNNNNNNNNNNNNNNNNNNNNNNNNNNNNNNNNNNNNNNNNNNNNNNNNNNNNNNNNNNNNNNNNNNNNNNNNNNNNNNNNNNNNNNNNNNNNNNNNNNNNNNNNNNNNNNNNNNNNNNNNNNNNNNNNNNNNNNNNNNNNNNNNNNNNNNNNNNNNNNNNNNNNNNNNNNNNNNNNNNNNNNNNNNNNNNNNNNNNNNNNNNNNNNNNNNNNNNNNNNNNNNNNNNNNNNNNNNNNNNNNNNNNNNNNNNNNNNNNNNNNNNNNNNNNNNNNNNNNNNNNNNNNNNNNNNNNNNNNNNNNNNNNNNNNNNNNNNNNNNNNNNNNNNNNNNNNNNNNNNNNNNNNNNNNNNNNNNNNNNNNNNNNNNNNNNNNNNNNNNNNNNNNNNNNNNNNNNNNNNNNNNNNNNNNNNNNNNNNNNNNNNNNNNNNNNNNNNNNNNNNNNNNNNNNNNNNNNNNNNNNNNNNNNNNNNNNNNNNNNNNNNNNNNNNNNNNNNNNNNNNNNNNNNNNNNNNNNNNNNNNNNNNNNNNNNNNNNNNNNNNNNNNNNNNNNNNNNNNNNNNNNNNNNNNNNNNNNNNNNNNNNNNNNNNNNNNNNNNNNNNNNNNNNNNNNNNNNNNNNNNNNNNNNNNNNNNNNNNNNNNNNNNNNNNNNNNNNNNNNNNNNNNNNNNNNNNNNNNNNNNNNNNNNNNNNNNNNNNNNNNNNNNNNNNNNNNNNNNNNNNNNNNNNNNNNNNNNNNNNNNNNNNNNNNNNNNNNNNNNNNNNNNNNNNNNNNNNNNNNNNNNNNNNNNNNNNNNNNNNNNNNNNNNNNNNNNNNNNNNNNNNNNNNNNNNNNNNNNNNNNNNNNNNNNNNNNNNNNNNNNNNNNNNNNNNNNNNNNNNNNNNNNNNNNNNNNNNNNNNNNNNNNNNNNNNNNNNNNNNNNNNNNNNNNNNNNNNNNNNNNNNNNNNNNNNNNNNNNNNNNNNNNNNNNNNNNNNNNNNNNNNNNNNNNNNNNNNNNNNNNNNNNNNNNNNNNNNNNNNNNNNNNNNNNNNNNNNNNNNNNNNNNNNNNNNNNNNNNNNNNNNNNNNNNNNNNNNNNNNNNNNNNNNNNNNNNNNNNNNNNNNNNNNNNNNNNNNNNNNNNNNNNNNNNNNNNNNNNNNNNNNNNNNNNNNNNNNNNNNNNNNNNNNNNNNNNNNNNNNNNNNNNNNNNNNNNNNNNNNNNNNNNNNNNNNNNNNNNNNNNNNNNNNNNNNNNNNNNNNNNNNNNNNNNNNNNNNNNNNNNNNNNNNNNNNNNNNNNNNNNNNNNNNNNNNNNNNNNNNNNNNNNNNNNNNNNNNNNNNNNNNNNNNNNNNNNNNNNNNNNNNNNNNNNNNNNNNNNNNNNNNNNNNNNNNNNNNNNNNNNNNNNNNNNNNNNNNNNNNNNNNNNNNNNNNNNNNNNNNNNNNNNNNNNNNNNNNNNNNNNNNNNNNNNNNNNNNNNNNNNNNNNNNNNNNNNNNNNNNNNNNNNNNNNNNNNNNNNNNNNNNNNNNNNNNNNNNNNNNNNNNNNNNNNNNNNNNNNNNNNNNNNNNNNNNNNNNNNNNNNNNNNNNNNNNNNNNNNNNNNNNNNNNNNNNNNNNNNNNNNNNNNNNNNNNNNNNNNNNNNNNNNNNNNNNNNNNNNNNNNNNNNNNNNNNNNNNNNNNNNNNNNNNNNNNNNNNNNNNNNNNNNNNNNNNNNNNNNNNNNNNNNNNNNNNNNNNNNNNNNNNNNNNNNNNNNNNNNNNNNNNNNNNNNNNNNNNNNNNNNNNNNNNNNNNNNNNNNNNNNNNNNNNNNNNNNNNNNNNNNNNNNNNNNNNNNNNNNNNNNNNNNNNNNNNNNNNNNNNNNNNNNNNNNNNNNNNNNNNNNNNNNNNNNNNNNNNNNNNNNNNNNNNNNNNNNNNNNNNNNNNNNNNNNNNNNNNNNNNNNNNNNNNNNNNNNNNNNNNNNNNNNNNNNNNNNNNNNNNNNNNNNNNNNNNNNNNNNNNNNNNNNNNNNNNNNNNNNNNNNNNNNNNNNNNNNNNNNNNNNNNNNNNNNNNNNNNNNNNNNNNNNNNNNNNNNNNNNNNNNNNNNNNNNNNNNNNNNNNNNNNNNNNNNNNNNNNNNNNNNNNNNNNNNNNNNNNNNNNNN
This genomic interval carries:
- the LOC123252619 gene encoding olfactory receptor 4P4-like: MQNNVTEFVFLGLFMNKEMRILSFALFLLCYFAILLGNFVIFITISYSYLIQQPMYYFLCHLSLMDLGYTSTIIPRLIRDLVAKRKTISYNSCMTQLFSAHLLGGVEMFILVSMAFDRYIAICKPLHYLIIVNRKRCNLLILLAWVVAFWHSIAQLFMILQLPFCGPNQIDHYICDVKPLLQLVCMDTRIVNSLVIANTGMVALVTFVVLVSSYIVILYNLRTHSSEGRRKALATCGSHIMVVVLFFVPCISTYVPPVRAGNNDKEFSVFYTVIAPMLNPLIYTLRNVEMKNAMLKVWSRKRQLLFNCNL